The following proteins come from a genomic window of Astatotilapia calliptera chromosome 11, fAstCal1.2, whole genome shotgun sequence:
- the LOC113032716 gene encoding zinc finger protein 384 isoform X3, with protein sequence MFQFGKYNLDIIEMLSGHQAHQFKGLGLDRQLQHQQQVQLHQHQLQQQQQQQAESPGALLSGLGLGPLQGSRGYHDDHRSQGNPSPCYSGASPCGSGMAGPALRKAPLAPTLHPHSQTHNQHHHPQQQPHLPLSSLLDDSEDDVTSSVNNAISAITAASNSGNRGDDRGDIIGGLLGGLGLGPLGSPSSTSGMDKNFRGGGSQEAMTSNPQNPTAKPKRPRKPRAKKDPAAGGQPPKRRQYTPRMGPSGLPRTHLCSVCGKGFARRETLRRHDRIHTGEKPHHCTVCGKYFREAFHLSKHQTVHSGAKNYKCSICGKEFGYSQSLRRHSKLHQKGEMEEVPTTPAPENLNSFNPNPQCSVAQDRSQNQAPSTSSYYPYSQDVKPQDTNPQPQPPPPPQPQPPPPPRLYTCAICWKSFRHHFHLTAHHQTVHEGGGEKLFCCEVCGKAFAYSNSLTRHKQSQHGMTRPEQSNPQESNSGSGDNRGGSDVNQSTSESEAATNALLQMAPSNEGHGGQSLSVVTHSHQQAPPQPPVGYSPLFYDAAATQSSASAAPAYSQPLPPNSTVMPPQHPHSPAGVKGEHIYPAGSRSRTLHTTAPFQPLTELPSTEHHHLHHHHHHSHHHPHHQSGTQPHQTLDCDVQSSHDDMRRHKKKKKKSNRRDWKGNKWESQDLVRFDEIKRKRKISCTIRGQLNKKQGSLRLTIRRGGGSGGGGYKLVNTGGMKVQILSSLKVPVKRFGCPICPNSVFSRKAGLLVHMAVKHPQKALSTQERLRCSVCGKQSYRPLAVFIHRASHRARGTFSCRRCSARFWNATLLHRHKVSCRRRAKGLQRGDAKRLKLSKRPGERQTREGHEEMPFLQGPYRY encoded by the exons ATGTTCCAATTTGGAAAATACAATCTGGACATTATAGAGATGTTAAGTGGGCACCAGGCCCACCAATTCAAAGGCCTTGGTTTAGATCGGCAACTACAGCATCAGCAGCAAGTGCAGCTTCACCAGCATcaactccagcagcagcagcagcagcaggctgagTCCCCTGGAGCTCTTCTGTCTGGACTTGGCTTGGGCCCCCTGCAGGGGTCTAGAG GCTACCATGATGACCACCGTTCTCAAGGTAATCCATCTCCATGCTACTCTGGTGCCTCCCCATGTGGAAGTGGGATGGCGGGCCCAGCTCTGAGAAAGGCACCCCTGGCGCCAACACTGCATCCACATTCACAGACCCACAACCAGCACCACCATCCGCAGCAACAGCCCCACCTGCCCCTCTCTTCTCTACTGGATGACTCAGAAGATGATGTCACTAGCTCTGTGAATAATGCAATCTCTGCTATAACAGCAGCTAGTAACAGTGGAAATAGAGGGGATGACAGGGGAGACATCATAGGAGGTCTGCTAGGTGGTCTTGGTTTAGGACCTCTGGGCTCACCTTCATCCACATCTGGTATGGATAAGAATTTCAGAGGTGGTGGGAGTCAAGAGGCTATGACCAGCAACCCGCAGAATCCTACTGCCAAACCAAAACGTCCCCGCAAACCAAGAGCTAAGAAAGATCCTGCAGCTGGCGGACAGCCCCCCAAACGTAGGCAGTACACCCCCAGAATGGGCCCCAGTGGGCTCCCACGCACTCACCTCTGTAGTGTCTGTGGTAAGGGATTTGCACGCCGCGAGACCCTGCGCAGGCACGATCgcatccacacaggagagaagccCCATCACTGCACTGTTTGTGGGAAGTATTTCAGAGAAGCTTTCCACCTCAGCAAGCATCAAACAGTCCACTCCGGGGCAAAGAATTACAAATGCAGCatctgtgggaaagagtttgGTTACTCCCAGAGCCTCAGGAGGCACAGTAAACTCCACCAGAAAGGGGAGATGGAAGAGGTGCCCACCACACCGGCTCCAGAGAACCTTAACAGCTTTAACCCAAATCCTCAATGTAGCGTGGCCCAAGACCGGAGCCAGAACCAAGCACCAAGCACCTCCTCCTATTATCCCTACTCCCAAGACGTCAAGCCTCAAGACACCAACCCCCAGCCGCAGCCTCCTCCCCCACCCCAACCACAGCCCCCGCCGCCACCTCGACTCTACACCTGCGCTATATGCTGGAAGTCGTTCCGTCACCACTTTCACTTGACTGCCCATCACCAGACGGTCCATGAAGGTGGGGGTGAAAAGCTCTTCTGCTGTGAGGTGTGTGGGAAGGCGTTTGCTTACTCTAACAGCCTCACTCGACACAAGCAGTCTCAGCATGGCATGACCCGCCCTGAACAGTCTAACCCACAAGAAAGCAACAGTGGGTCTGGAGACAACCGAGGTGGGAGTGATGTTAATCAGTCAACCTCTGAGAGTGAGGCTGCCACGAATGCACTGCTTCAGATGGCACCTTCCAACGAAGGCCACGGAGGGCAAAGTCTAAGTGTTGTCACTCATAGCCACCAACAAGCACCCCCACAGCCACCAGTTGGTTATTCTCCCCTCTTTTATGATGCTGCAGCTACTCAGTCTTCTGCCTCTGCGGCACCAGCTTACTCTCAGCCACTTCCTCCCAACTCTACAGTCATGCCCCCGCAACACCCGCATTCTCCAGCCGGAGTTAAAGGAGAACACATATATCCAGCTGGATCCCGTAGCCGAACTCTTCACACCACGGCCCCGTTCCAGCCCCTCACGGAACTGCCCTCCACTGAACATCATCATctgcatcaccatcatcatcactcccaccatcatccccatcaTCAGTCAGGCACCCAGCCCCACCAAACCCTCGACTGCGACGTCCAGTCGTCACACGATGACATGAGAcgacacaagaagaagaaaaaaaagtccaacaGGAGAGATTGGAAGGGAAATAAATGGGAATCTCAAGATTTAGTCAGATTTGATGAAATCAAACGAAAGAGAAAGATCAGTTGTACAATAAGAGGGCAGTTGAATAAAAAACAAGGCTCTCTTCGTTTGACAATTAGGCGAGGAGGAGGATCAGGTGGTGGTGGGTATAAGCTTGTCAACACTGGTGGAATGAAAGTGCAGATCCTGTCATCTCTCAAAGTTCCTGTGAAACGTTTTGGCTGTCCAATATGCCCCAATTCTGTGTTTTCCCGTAAAGCGGGGCTGCTTGTCCACATGGCAGTTAAACACCCACAAAAAGCCTTGAGCACTCAGGAGCGACTTAGGTGCAGTGTGTGTGGGAAGCAGTCTTACAGGCCTTTGGCAGTCTTCATTCATCGGGCTTCCCACCGTGCCAGAGGGACTTTCTCCTGCCGACGCTGCTCAGCTCGCTTTTGGAACGCTACCCTTCTTCACAGGCACAAAGTGTCCTGCCGCCGCAGGGCTAAAGGACTGCAGAGGGGAGATGCTAAGAGGCTGAAGCTTTCAAAAAGACCGGGAGAAAGACAGACCCGTGAGGGTCATGAGGAGATGCCATTCCTACAGGGACCATACAGATACTGA